In Helianthus annuus cultivar XRQ/B chromosome 3, HanXRQr2.0-SUNRISE, whole genome shotgun sequence, a single window of DNA contains:
- the LOC110933218 gene encoding uncharacterized protein LOC110933218, whose amino-acid sequence MEKRPIQVVPSPTVDLSRAPFPSRLKNQTYSKEYGKFLEIFKQLRINLPFIEALQSMPKYAKFLKDLLKRKDRLGEVSNIPLSGGCSAVVLNKVPEKLTDMGLFTIPCLFGSDTECRALADLGASINLMPYSMYERLGLGQLSPTRMSLSLANRSVKYLCGIIENLLVKVDKFVFPVDFVVLDMEA is encoded by the coding sequence ATGGAGAAACGGCCCATACAAGTTGTTCCATCACCCACTGTTGATCTTTCACGTGCTCCATTTCCTTCCCGTCTTAAAAACCAAACTTATTCTAAAGAGTACGGAAAATTTTTAGAGATCTTTAAGCAACTGAGAATCAACCTTCCTTTCATAGAAGCTCTCCAATCGATGCCTAAATATGCAAAATTTTTAAAGGACCTTCTAAAACGtaaggataggttaggagaggtttctaacatTCCCCTTAGTGGAGGGTGCTCCGCCGTAGTCTTGAACAAGGTCCCGGAAAAATTGACGGATATGGGCCTTTTTACTATCccgtgcttgtttgggagtgataccgagtgtagggccctagccgatTTAGGAGCGAGCATAAACCTCATGCCATATTCCATGTATGAGAGGTTAGGTCTAGGACAGTTATCCCCTACACGTATGTCTTTGTCTCTAGCCAATAGATCAGTGAAGTATCTATGTGGTATAATCGAAAACCTTCTAGTTAAAGTGGATAAATTCGTCTTTCCCGTTGACTTTgtcgttcttgatatggaagccTAA
- the LOC110936164 gene encoding plant intracellular Ras-group-related LRR protein 6, producing the protein MMVDGDHGMMKVDLIKSKRKHVGRNNSQQEREREVVRHEVVDLSKMCLDVLPLTYNINLGIIYKLDISNNNLQVIPESLTARLLNVGVLDVHSNQLKTLPNSIGCLSKLKTLNISGNHLQSLPKTIENCKALEDLNANFNQLTSLPDTIGFELTNLKKLSVNSNKLAFLPSSTSHLTNLRHLDARLNQLRSLPDDLENLINLEILNISQNFRYLDALPYSLGVLFSLVELDVSYNNIKSLPESMGCLRRLRKLNIEGNPLKSPPPDVVELGLHMIKEYLSEKMNGAHSDSPKKRSWFGRLRKYGTFGGARTVQEEREGYSMSSHRTIDGLASPRYMGMFSPKRIFSPKKYFTMKL; encoded by the exons ATGATGGTTGATGGTGATCATGGCATGATGAAGGTTGACCTTATAAAGTCAAAGAGGAAGCATGTTGGAAGGAATAATTCACAacaagaaagagaaagagaagttgTAAGGCATGAAGTTGTGGATTTGAGTAAAATGTGTTTAGATGTTCTTCCTTTAACTTATAATATCAATTTAGGGATTATCTACAAATTGGATATTTCCAACAACAATCTCCAG GTTATTCCAGAGTCATTAACAGCAAGGCTACTAAATGTAGGGGTGTTGGATGTACATTCAAATCAACTCAAAACACTCCCAAATTCAATTGGTTGTTTGTCAAAACTCAAGACCCTCAACATTTCTGGAAATCATCTTCAGTCCCTCCCAAAAACCATTGAAAATTGTAAAGCATTAGAAGACTTAAATGCAAATTTCAACCAGTTGACTAGTTTACCGGATACTATTGGTTTTGAACTCACCAATTTGAAGAAACTATCCGTCAATTCAAACAAGTTGGCCTTTCTCCCATCATCCACTTCCCACTTGACCAATCTCCGCCACCTTGACGCGCGTCTCAACCAACTTCGCTCCCTCCCTGATGACCTCGAAAACCTAATCAACCTCGAGATCCTCAATATTAGCCAAAACTTTCGGTACCTTGACGCGTTACCCTACTCCTTAGGGGTCCTTTTCTCTCTTGTTGAATTGGATGTGAGTTACAACAATATTAAGTCATTGCCTGAATCCATGGGTTGCTTGAGGAGACTCCGAAAGCTTAATATAGAAGGGAACCCTCTAAAGTCTCCACCACCGGATGTCGTTGAGCTAGGGTTACATATGATAAAAGAGTATCTTAGTGAGAAGATGAACGGGGCGCATTCAGATTCTCCAAAGAAGAGGTCTTGGTTTGGGAGACTAAGAAAATATGGCACATTTGGTGGAGCACGCACGGTTCAAGAAGAGAGAGAAGGGTATTCGATGTCTAGTCATCGGACCATAGACGGACTCGCTTCTCCTAGATACATGGGCATGTTCTCGCCTAAACGAATTTTCTCTCCGAAAAAATATTTTACTATGAAACTATAA